A genomic stretch from Helianthus annuus cultivar XRQ/B chromosome 1, HanXRQr2.0-SUNRISE, whole genome shotgun sequence includes:
- the LOC110902841 gene encoding transcription factor ORG2: MLAHSPPLFSTTYGWPMEDQLIANNLPYDCNEANSYSSLLDLQIHDQIKNKSFPDHSTSSGGAVNSGGGDNMMVEKKLNHNASERDRRKRVNELYAFLRSLLPISSDQKKNMSIPGTVSRALKYIPELQKEVDILKRKKEKLSSHPSASTRKEHLGIKEQSTKVSVNILGDKEVVIQLISPTDHMTKNKNYLSNVLEHLEQEDGFVFENATDFKRLGEGMKLSTLHLQVQGDHKIEIKKLKEKLNAFHQ; the protein is encoded by the exons ATGCTAGCACATTCCCCTCCCTTGTTTTCAACCACCTATGGATGGCCCATGGAGGATCAGCTCATTGCCAACAATCTTCCATATGATTGCAATGAAGCAAACTCCTATAGTTCACTTCTTGATTTACAAATACATGATCAAATCAAGAATAAATCGTTTCCGGATCATTCCACTTCTTCTGGGGGAGCTGTAAATAGTGGTGGCGGAGACAATATGATGGTGGAAAAGAAGCTCAATCATAACGCAAGTGAAAGAGATCGTCGTAAGAGGGTTAACGAGTTGTATGCGTTTCTTCGTTCATTGCTACCCATTTCAAGTGATCAAAAG AAAAATATGAGCATTCCGGGGACAGTATCTCGTGCGCTAAAATACATACCCGAACTACAAAAGGAAGTGGATATACTAAAACGTAAAAAAGAAAAATTGTCATCCCATCCATCTGCTAGTACAAGGAAAGAGCATCTTGGCATAAAGGAACAAAGTACTAAAGTTTCAGTGAACATTTTAGGTGACAAAGAAGTTGTCATTCAACTGATTTCCCCAACTGATCATATGACCAAGAATAAGAATTATTTGTCAAATGTTTTGGAGCACTTAGAGCAGGAAGAtggatttgtttttgaaaatGCAACCGACTTTAAACGTTTAGGAGAAGGGATGAAATTAAGCACGTTGCACCTTCAG GTGCAAGGGGATCATAAAATAGAGATTAAAAAGTTAAAGGAGAAACTCAATGCTTTCCACCAATGA
- the LOC110898249 gene encoding protein STRICTOSIDINE SYNTHASE-LIKE 10 produces the protein MNENNTTPVYNSQTPPLSAMLNSKLFLKASTVLLIIHVLLLVGFPSNNLSGDDAFEVIPINGGAVGPESFDFNPVDGSGPYTGVSDGRIVKFIQSEGRWTDFGFTSPYRESCGGPAMEDKCGRPLGLKFHKSRGVLYVADAYFGLLELGPNGGLANSLVSKVQGLPLKFTNGLDIDYTRGFIYFTDSSQRYTRRDHILVTLTAEQKGSLLKYDLESKEVTVVLHNLTFPNGVALSKDGNFLLVTETTNCRILRFWLKTPKAGTLEVFADLPGYPDNIKINENGEFWVAMYSRKREILSWVHSKPWIVNILSKLPFVIVRVTSYIIAKLESEGLAAKLGVDGEILKILEDVNGKTWKCASEVMERDGYIWIGSVENPFAVKMKIQE, from the exons ATGAATGAGAACAACACGACACCAGTTTATAACAGCCAAACACCCCCACTTTCCGCCATGCTTAATTCTAAGCTATTTCTCAAAGCATCTACGGTTCTTCTGATCATACACGTGTTGTTATTAGTCGGATTTCCGTCTAATAATCTCTCCGGTGATGATGCCTTTGAAGTTATTCCGATCAACGGTGGTGCGGTTGGACCGGAGAGCTTTGATTTCAATCCCGTTGATGGTTCGGGTCCATACACCGGCGTTTCCGATGGCCGGATTGTTAAATTTATTCAGAGTGAAGGCCGGTGGACTGATTTTGGCTTCACTTCGCCTTACAG GGAGTCATGTGGTGGGCCAGCAATGGAGGATAAATGTGGGCGTCCATTGGGCTTAAAGTTTCACAAAAGTAGGGGAGTTTTGTACGTTGCAGATGCATATTTTGGGCTACTTGAGTTGGGCCCAAATGGTGGGTTAGCCAATTCACTAGTATCAAAAGTCCAAGGACTCCCATTAAAATTTACCAATGGTCTAGACATTGACTACACCCGTGGATTCATCTATTTTACAGATAGCAGTCAGCGTTACACCCGTAG GGACCATATTCTTGTCACACTAACCGCGGAACAAAAGGGAAGCTTACTAAAATATGATCTTGAAAGCAAAGAGGTGACCGTTGTACTTCATAACCTCACGTTTCCAAACGGTGTGGCGTTAAGTAAAGATGGTAATTTTCTTCTCGTGACAGAGACGACAAACTGTAGAATTTTGAGATTTTGGCTTAAAACACCAAAAGCTGGCACACTTGAAGTATTTGCCGATCTTCCAGGGTACCCCGACAACATTAAGATAAACGAAAATGGCGAATTTTGGGTGGCAATGTATTCAAGAAAGAGAGAAATTTTAAGTTGGGTTCACTCAAAGCCTTGGATTGTAAATATTTTGAGTAAGCTTCCATTTGTCATTGTTAGAGTGACTTCATACATTATTGCTAAACTAGAGAGTGAAGGTTTGGCAGCAAAGTTGGGGGTAGATGGTGAGATATTGAAAATCTTGGAGGATGTAAATGGTAAAACATGGAAATGTGCTAGTGAAGTGATGGAGAGAGATGGGTATATATGGATTGGTTCTGTGGAAAACCCTTTTGCAGTCAAAATGAAGATACAAGAATAA